The Nicotiana tomentosiformis chromosome 2, ASM39032v3, whole genome shotgun sequence genome includes the window GAACCTTTTGTGTTCGAGGCATCATCCGTAAAGAGAGTCCAGTTCCCCAAGGACGTCCCCGAGTtcaccaacaactctctttcgacctcgggtattatgGCCGACGTAAAGttggccacgaagtccgccaatatttgagatttaatggcggtccggggtcgatattcgctaatctccacggcccatttggccaaacTTCCTGAGAGCTCgagtttatgcattatattttgcaatgggtaagtagttataacacatataggatgacattgaaaatatggtttcagcttccaagaggcgcttagcaaagagaGCGCCattttttctaggtgagggtacctattttcggcctcacctagagtcctactaacatagtaaattgtaaattgtgtaccttgctcttcccggacAAGGACTCCACTTATCGCTATCTCTGATACAGCCAAGTACGGGTATAGTTATTCGTCTGTCTTTGGCGTGTGAagtagcggtgggctcgatagataccgcccgagttcctccaaggcccgcTGGCACTCCGGGATCCACAAGAAGTTATTATTCTTCTTCAATAAtaagaagaatcggtggctcttatcggaggacctcgagatgaatcgccccagggcggctaagcatccggttaatctttgcacggccttcacgttgtccacaactgtgatatcttcgatggctttgatcctgtcggggttgatctcgattccccggttggataccataaATCCTaggaatttacctgatccaactccaaacgcacatttctccgggttcaacttcatattgtatttcttcaatatgctgaaggtttcctgcaaatgttttaagtGGTCCTCTGCTCTCAAGGACTTAACcaatatatcgtcaatgtaaacctccattgattttcctatttgttccttgaacatccggtttactaggcgttggtaagtggcacaggcattttaaatccgaatggcatcacgttatagcagtatgtgtcgtatttagtgatgaataaggttttttcctggtcacccgggttcatccgtatttggttgtacccggagtaggcatcgagaaaactgaggatctcgtggtcggtcgtggcatcgatcatgcgatcgatgttgggcaaagcaaaggagtccttgggacatgccttatttagttctttatagtctacacacattcttaatttattccttttttagggactaccactatgtttgctaaccaatccgggtatttaacctcctaaatggaccctattttaaggagtttagatacctcgtccttgatgaaagcatgtttgacctcggactgtggcctcctcttctgcttgaccgaaTGGCACTTCGGGTCCAGGcatagcttgtgagtggttatctccggcagGATCAAtttcatatcaaggtgggaccaagcgaaacaatcttcgttagttataagaaattgaatgagttttttcctgagctcggggcttaaccccgtgcccaggtatacctttcgattggGAAAATGTTCGGTTAGCATGACTTGTTCtagttcctcgaccgttgattttgtaGCATCGGAATCATCTGTGGCTATGAAAGATCGGGGGACTCCGTAGTCGTCGTCCTCGTCTACTCTTTGTTCCTCCGATTCCGTCGAGACtggtatcggtgattgctatttgacccCATCTTTGACAATCTGATTTGGATCCTCCGATGTCGAGAGTGTGGATGCCAGGATCACCTCATCTACCGCGAACATCTCCTTGGCAGTCGGTTGTTTCCCATAAACTGTTTGGATTCCTccaggtgttgggaatttcagcacctaGTACAATGTCGATGGTACTGCTCTCatattgtgaatccatggcctcccgaacaaagcattgtatctcatatccccttcgattacatagaactttGCATCCTGTACGATTCTGATGACGTTCATatttcccctttagtggtctcgcatgccatgttgaatccgttcagGACTCAAACCGCAGgtacgatttgatcttgtaggccgagttgttctacgacccttgatttgatgatgttggctgagctacttggatcaattaacacacacttaattcgagatttatttacgactaccgatattaccagtgcgtcgctGTGGGGCTGCATGATCCCCTCAACGTCTTCGTTGTTGAAAAATAAGGTTCCTTCCGATACATAATCCCGAGTCTGTATTttccttgtgatggatactttggtgcgttttaGCATCGGACCCTAGAGAATGTtgactccaccgatgatcatgtttatGACGTGTTGAGGCTCTTCCTGCTCGGTCTGCTtattagaatccctattcctgaagtggttcttggcccgatcactcagaaactctcgGAGATGCCCGTTGTTGAACAGTCAGGCCACCTATTCTCTTAATTGTGGGTTGTCTTCCATCCTGTGGCCATAAGTatcatgatatttgcacattaggttgggatccctttgggatggatcggacGGTAAAGGtctaggccatttggtatctttgatgcgcccgatggCAGATACAATAGCGAcggcatcgacgttgaagttgtactccgataatctcggtgcttctttaggcccaaCGAGCCTGTCAaagctgtttttgctcatgagtccccggttgctttgacctcgatcacttctcctttcatttctcatagagttccgcccggacccacttcttcttcggtctccattgtacGGCTGATACCGATCCCTATTTGATCTCGGTTCATggtcgatgtctctcttgactatgtcgatggttctgacgggatacatggacccggaaggggccccaagcGGATCATCtttgaccctgatttttgattgataccgttTATGGAATCGGCCTAAGTGATAGCCGGATATTCCACCAAGTTTTGTTTAAACTattgtgaagccatcgagctctgaacgttgagtccttgggtgaaagcctgaacggcacaatcatcagcgaccggtggcaggtccatctgttccatttgaaatcgggatgtgaactctctgagcatctcattatccttctattttactttgaaaaggtctaacttcctggtctcgaccttgatagccccggcgtgtgctttcacgaaagaatctacaagcatagcaaataaGTCAATAGAAatatgaggtaagttgtgataccatatcatagctcctttttgacagggtctctccgaaccTTTTCAACAAGAcaaattcgatctcatcatcctccaagtcgttccctttgatggcacacgtATAGGAGGTAACATGCTCGTTTGAGTCGGtcattccgttgtacttaggGATCTCGAGTATGCGGAACTTCTTAGGGATTGACTTTGGGGCCGCgttcggaggaaaaggtttttgcacgaacttcttgcaattcaggcctttcaatatcggcggtgcgcccgggatttggtcgaccctgaaattgtaggtttctacctttttgtcattagcttcaattttcttctcccccgattctacccgttttgtcagttccttgaGCATCCTTAagatctcggggttagtccccgattcattttcattcgaACTCTATGCGATCTGTTCATCCTTGCGGGTGACTTCTCGGGACGGATCGGGTTCAATTCTGCTGGGTGCGCGACTTTAGTTCTATAACTGAtctatcgccgcctgttgagcctgtaacatgtCGAAGATCATCTGTAAATTGATCTCGTCTCCTTCaatgttttgtgtattttgagctgCTGATCGGGCTCTACCACGGACGCTATTTTCAGTGTCGGTAGGCAAATTTGTGTTGATAGCCACATGCGAGTTAGCGTCAATCGGTGGTACCTCGTCATTGggcactatgttgttattttcaccttgaTCGCCGGACTCATTGTCAACGTGCAGTGGTGTtgactgagagtttgacattttgagctttaacctgaaattagagacacttcaaagaacaagcataaagtagtgtgtgttttggagatttgtatcaaataaccactattatccttagccccacggtgggtgccaaactgtttaccctcaaaatcatataacaattgaatttgtaagttgttttaaggatacgtggattaacttgatacaaaatgataaattagagttcaattgaaataaataacgataaagtaaatacaaaccacacgaattggacaatttcaaccatggaaggttagccaccctcgagccgaATGTACTTCGATCGATATCAAAATTCAGAAGAATAAGAGCTTAAAaagaataataatgtattgcatTGGAATGTGTGTTACAATATCTTAAATGAATTATCAGATCCTCTTTATTTAGTataggagtcctactttaggtacaattctataaaaggtaaaaaaatctcttgatttgccgaTTGCCAGTTCttcattgatacgtgccgagatttccgTCGTAATAaccgaccggtcacggatatttcggtcttctgtaaTGCTAACAATGTTTTTTCAAACTCGTTCAGGGCTCGGATCGATTCCGAGATCACGGCCCCAATACTCTCGAAGGCATGCGCTCTAACCCCGGGTTCTAACCCggtgggacttggggtcgatcttcagtcctttattgcCATGTTCCCAACTTGACCTACTatgtcgtaggcgagctcgatttcgaccgtatacattaCTCCTCATGAAATTTGAGGAAAAGATTTTAAAATTGTGGTCTTAAATAGTTAGTATTGCCCAACCGTACTCTCAAATTAGAGGATAAAAGCAGTCGCCACAATATAAAATTAGTAAGACCAAGTCAAATCTACGAGGAGCAATTACCTAGAGTAATTAAGTCTAAGTTTGGTTACTCAAGCCATAATATTCTATGACTTGCAGGTATGGTACATTATCTCGCTTTTTGAAAGGTTAAAAGACTAAATTATTATAACGATccaaccgattattttgagttttagaactCTACTTGCCTATTTGATACTTTCCGAGGTTCACTTGATATGTTAGACTTGTGGATATGGGTGATTTGGGTCCCTAGGGATTCGAGAATaatttggaacacttggttcctaactagaagctttaaattgagaagagttgaccaaaattaatattttgcataaacaagcTTGAAtttgtgatttgaaggttccagtaaGCTTGTATGATGATTTAGTACTTATATGTATATTTGGTTAAGTACCTGAAGTGTTGGGGTGTGATTCGGACTTATCTTGTGAAAATTGGAATTTGAAGAACATAAGggttcataagtttggtttggacCTTGATTCTTAGTTGTGATTTTTCCGTATGTGTGTTGAGCCGTCCAAGTTCGTATACGGTATATGGACTAGTGAAAATATAAAAGAGAGTCCTAATATTAACATGATGGATAATTAAAAGGTTAACATTATGTAAAATGAGAAAATTTAAGAAATCCAACATGACAATActttattgaaagaatttaacTTTTATGCATTGAGGTTGTAAAAGAATCTTTACACTATTAGATGAGCTAACTgagttagtaatgagacaaattGCCATAGCCATTACCATTAACAAACTATACAACAGGATTTTCCTATACACAGTTAGGTATTACCTTTGCTCATTTAGCTCATGAATCTTTAGCCTTTTCTTTATTGTCTGTTCTCTCACTCTGTGACTCAATGTGTTCCTTTGCTGAATTTTCTTGATTTGCAATAATAGGACCATGTGTTTTCTCAGGTACTTTTGCTCCTCTATCTTCTCCAGTTCCAGTACTAGTGACTAAATTTTGGTTCTTGTTAGTTGAAGTGGAAGCAGAATTTTCGACATCACTTGACTTATGATGTTTTGTGGTGCTGTTTTTGAGTGATTCAGAGACTTCTTGTATTTTGGGTAAATCTTCCTTCTTGACATCATTGTGGTTAGTGGCTTCTTCATGAGACTTCTCTTCATCATTGAGTAGTTTCTGCTCAACATTGCaaaaccaaaaggaaaagtttgaAATCAGCGGCGAAATCAAGAATTTCGCTAAGGGTGTTTAATGATATTTAAGTTAATACTATATATTATAtgtacaaaaaataatatttcacctatatatacagtataattttccggcgaagggtGTTCAACTAACCACCCTTGAGCCATGTTGCTCCACCACTTTTTGAAACAGTATTTTAACAAGCACAAAGATATGATAGCATGAGTTTTCTAAGAAATAGGCATCTATTTATGCTCTTGCAAAAAGAGCGTAAGTTTTATGCCTTGatagtgcaaaaatatgaaaacCTTTTTTCTAAAGGGTTGTTTGGTTTACCGTAATAAAAATACAATATTTGGTTAGCCTTGTTAAACTCTGCATTGCTAGTAGTCCAGTACATGCATAAGTTATACGTGGATCTGTGAATTGTTTTATAGGGATGAAATGTGAACTACATTAATAATAGATGGATAAGAGTAACTAAAGATAAAAAAGCTCTTAAAGTAATCAATCCCAACATAACAACCCCTACATTATTATTCACCGTATAACCAGGGGCGGAGCTATTTAGAACCAAAGGGGTTCAACTGAATCCCCTTTGTTCGAAAACTATAGCGTGCAAATAGGGAAAAAACTAATATTTTTGGTTATATATAAATTGTAGAATCGCCTTGACATAAGGGAAGATTCTAGTGTAGTGACAAGGGGTTTCCATAATTGCTTCAGAACGTACAGCATAAATTCCTGGCTCCGCTATTTCGCATAACAATCTCTGTACTATATCAGGTTCTTATACTGTCGCTATATATAACTTAAGTTGTCTTTTTGTTCTAGAAAGACAACAGCTGCATCTTCCAACTATTAAGATCATGCATCTTTTAGAGTGATAAATTAAGTTCTATCTGTAATATTGTGCTTACTGCttataaatattattttctcATAAATGCATGTTATCAGCTaggaaaatgaaaaaaagaaCAATTTGTTTGGTTGGAGTAATGGGCTTTAACCACAGTTCTTTTTTCCATCAGAGACATGATATTTCAAGAGAAAATTTGTTTTCTTGTCAAAAGAAATATCCTTTCCAGGTCATATGCCATCTAGTCTTGGTATTAATATGACAAATTCAAGTTATACACCGACAgtgaaaataatatttacatTGTCAGCGTAATTTAACATGTTGTAGCATGTTGCATGTTTTACTCTTTAGGTAACTAGTTCCACTTATTATGGACAATTAGCTATTCCCTAGTTATATTTTAGGCGACATGATAGTGTCAAAATCGCATATCGAAGTTTAATTCTAACATGAATAGAAACATACCATCTTAGCATCTGCATGATGAAGTTTGTCTGCTGCAGAATCAATTAACAAAGTTCTTGTGTTTCTAGACATTCTTGGACTTGGACTTTCACCTATTTGTTCCTCCCTGTCAGAATTTAACATAGGGCCTTGACCGGTTGAGGATTTCGGTTCGAGTACAGACTTAGGTGATGAAGATGAACTAGATGCTGTAGGAACTTCCCGGACCGTAGATTGTAAGCTGATGGAATCTTGATTGACTGCTCTCTCTGATAGAAAACCAGGTATATGATCCTAAATCACAAAAGCAAAACAAGAATCACTGAAATTTCAAACATTCTATAAGTGAGAAACCGGATAAAAGATGCTTTTTGCTATGCTTAACAATTGATATCCTAGATATTGATTTGTCATGCATAACTTAAATATTCAACTGCaacttattttgataatttgCTCCATGTTCTTTACTTTTTTATGAGGATCTAGAACTCTATTTTAACAAGTCGATACATAGCTAAATTCTGACGAAAGGGCATTATTTGCATGTTAAATTTCAACTTCATCATTGTCAAATCATTAAATTACCTCAGAATTTGATGAATTCTGCACTCTCTTCTGTTCCTCAGAATTGGAGGAGCTTTCATTTATCGAGAACTTTGGTTGAATCAAAGAGTTGGGAGAGGGGGATGAAGTAGAGGCAGTTGGAACTTGTTCAACCACAAAATCTTGTGGTGATGATGATGCTTGTGATTCATCAAAACTCTGGCTAATTGTAGAAAAAACTACTTTTTCAATATGCTGTCCACTACTCTTATCGCGAAGAGTTTCCTGAATGTCATTGCTAGTGAGAGACTTTGGTTTTTCTGCAGACTGCTGTGTCTGTGAATGTGGAACTGAACTTTGCACTTTCAGATCCTTTAACGATAATGTTGAGCTCCGAGAAGTGTTGGGATCACAACTTTCAATAGTAATTACTTCATCTGGCAATTGATCAGTTGCAAACTTTGGTTGCGATACGGACTTAGATGATGATGTACTAGAGGCTTCAATTGAGTGATGTCCTTGTCCAATAGTTGAAAATGCCACATTTTCACTATGCCGTTCGCTGTCACTGCCTATAATGAGTTCTGCACTGTCATTGTGTAAAGCTGAATTTGAAGTTTCTGTTTCTGAAGGTAATTCTGAAACTTGTAAGATTGAATTGTTTAAACTAAGCTCTGATTCCTGTGAAGCAATTGAATCTGATCTCTCACTAGAGATGTTCACTGACCTATCATTTTGAACATGATCAAAATTTGAGGAGGATCCTTGTTCGATTAGACAATTTGGTTGTAGAACAGATGTCGGTGATACTATTGACGTTGACGCAAAAGGGAGTTGTTGTACTGAAAATTCTGGTTGTAATAGTGAACCTTGAAACCTGTCACTAACTACAGAAAGTCCCTCCGGCCTACGCTGTTGATAACTGCTGGCTTGAGTCCTTTCTGTCCTTGGAGGTGGAAAGGAGCTTGATCCTATAGAATCTGATTCAACTAATCGTTCTGGTGGAACGATGTGTGGCACATTGTTCTCAGACATTTGGAACCTCGAAAATCCAAAATCGACGATATCTTGCTCAGTGACCTCGCGCACTTCTTTGgaatttgattcattttcatctACTCTAGCTAGGTGCGATGAAGACATAAGTGTGTCTTCACTGCTAGACGTGATAGCTTTTTCTATCTCCCCATCTATAGAAATTTCTTCATCCGCAAATGAGCTCACATCGTTTGTCAGTGGAGGTGAACCGACTTCAGAAACCTCCACTTGCAAGTCAGAAGCAATAGAGTGGCAGGGAGTACGGTGCATAGGACGATTCGGATAGTGAAATCGTTCGTCCTCTCTCGTGCTATCCAACAATGATGAACTAGGATGTGATGGATCACTTGATAAGTTCCTTAGAGCAGGAGATGCAATGGACTTCAAGATTGCATCTTTATCTATCTTGTAAAATGGTCCATCCTCTTCTGAAGAAGATGTTGAGCTTGTCCTATTGCTTGTGTCTTCCACTAGTACTGATTTTATCTGAACTTCACTATTGTCTTTTTCATCCTGACTAATATCCAGGCCTTCCTTACTATGTTCTCCTTTATAGGCCACATTCATCTCTGGTTCGGATGCTTGAGATGTCACTTCTTCAACTACTCTATCGTTATCTTCCCTACCTGCAAATAAATCATATTTGTTAAGTTTCATATAAAGGGACAACTAAAGGCCACCATGAACTCCGTATGTGTGAGTTTGCTCACATTGCCGGTCCCAAGACTGCATAAAGGAGGGTACGGTTGATTGACAACTGGTGTAAAACTAGTAAATTCATGATGAATCTTCACAATACAAATTATGTTGTATTATAGGAAGTATTAAATGCCACTCTGAACTCCACCTGTGTGAGTTTGCTCATATTGTCAGTTTCAAAGCCCGGTAAAGGAGGGGTGGTCACCCCAGGTTGACAGCCAGCGTAAAACTAGTCAAATTATGAAAGAATCCTCACAATGCGAAATATGTTGTACTATTAAAGTTACTAATGCAAACTTTGTTTGAATCTTGATATTAAAAAGAATAGATGTATCATTTTTACCTAATCGGTGTCTTGATCTGGAATTTTCAGATGCCTCCGGAAACATTTGCCTTGACAGAACATCAGAACAAGATGTTGGTTCGCGTTGATCAAGGTTTGAATCCCCTAGAAAAGCAGCCCCTATTCGTAAGCTTTCGTTCCTGTCCTTCTGTTCCTGAGCTGACATGAATTCTTGCAAGAAACTGCCACCTCTAACATTAGGCTTCTCTTCATGCTGATCATAAGGAAGGTCAAAAGGATtccgatttgatcccaaaatggaAGGGGCCGAACCCGGGGTAGGTGAAAATTGACTAGTTGATGATGATTTGTTCATTGGAATTAAAATTGAAGAAATTGGAGCTAATGTTTCTTTGCAGCCTATATTCATCAATGACCTTCTAACCTGGAGGCTCAACATCTTTCGTGCTCTTCGTCTCGCCATCAAACTTTCTAATCTTTTAGTCCTTTCAATCTCAGAAAGTCCAAGATCCATGAGATTCTTTTGATCATCTTCTTTCCATTGCACAGCCTTATTTCTTGCCCCTTCAttttctatatcaccaaaacaTTCTGTTTTTCTCTCATATATACTGCTAAAAGATTTAAAACATTTGCCATTTGCTTCATAAGAGCAATCAGAATACTCAGGCCCTGAATTCTTGAAAATACTCGAGGTGGAAGAGCATTCAGCACGATCACTTATCGAATGCACTTCCACCTCTCGAatatctttcattttttcttctaTCAATGCACCTTTGTCAACAAAATCATGATCATTAAAAGGTATTCGAAAAGGTGAACCTTGTGTTAATTCCTCGGCACCGGTTTCTATATGTTTCTTGGATTTTCTTCGTCTAACTGATCTAGCTCGAAGAAAAGCCTTTTGTTTATTGTCAATATTGACATTATCATGATCTTTATCTACATGACATATTTTCCTAGAGGGTTTCGAATCGACATCTCTTTCAAAGTGTTTAAAATTTGGAATGCTAAAAAAAACTATAAGAAGAATAGTGAAAAAGAACATGAGGGGTAATGAATAAATGAAAAACCAGGTGATTGATGGTGAAAGAGCATAAAATAGGATGAAGAATGACAAAGTGGATGAAACAAATGGATGTTTCTTGGCAAAAGTGAAGGAAAATTCTATAGAATATTTAACATGTTTCCATATCAAACTCTTAGTATCACTTGAATTCATAGCCATTTTTGTCTCAAATGTTGTATCATTAGGAAACTTTTCTTGAAAGGGTACATGAATAATCACAAATTATCTAACAGAGCTAGCTACGGAAAAGGGAAATGGATATAAATACAAAGAGACTCTCATCTTAATTAGCAGGAGAACGAATGATTTATTGAAGGATGAAATATGACAAAGATAAATGACACATAATAGGAAATACTGTGAAGAAAATTAGACATGGTAATGAGAAAGGTATCTGTTTTACCAAGAGAAATTGGGATAGAAGAATTGTGTCTACGTTTGTGCTTGTATGATTTTAGGAATTCTCCACCATCCTTGCTCCTGTTTTTCCGTGGCTAAGTGATAACTAGAGATTAGGATTTAAAATCAATGAATACATATATAGTATCAC containing:
- the LOC104116588 gene encoding uncharacterized protein, translated to MAMNSSDTKSLIWKHVKYSIEFSFTFAKKHPFVSSTLSFFILFYALSPSITWFFIYSLPLMFFFTILLIVFFSIPNFKHFERDVDSKPSRKICHVDKDHDNVNIDNKQKAFLRARSVRRRKSKKHIETGAEELTQGSPFRIPFNDHDFVDKGALIEEKMKDIREVEVHSISDRAECSSTSSIFKNSGPEYSDCSYEANGKCFKSFSSIYERKTECFGDIENEGARNKAVQWKEDDQKNLMDLGLSEIERTKRLESLMARRRARKMLSLQVRRSLMNIGCKETLAPISSILIPMNKSSSTSQFSPTPGSAPSILGSNRNPFDLPYDQHEEKPNVRGGSFLQEFMSAQEQKDRNESLRIGAAFLGDSNLDQREPTSCSDVLSRQMFPEASENSRSRHRLGREDNDRVVEEVTSQASEPEMNVAYKGEHSKEGLDISQDEKDNSEVQIKSVLVEDTSNRTSSTSSSEEDGPFYKIDKDAILKSIASPALRNLSSDPSHPSSSLLDSTREDERFHYPNRPMHRTPCHSIASDLQVEVSEVGSPPLTNDVSSFADEEISIDGEIEKAITSSSEDTLMSSSHLARVDENESNSKEVREVTEQDIVDFGFSRFQMSENNVPHIVPPERLVESDSIGSSSFPPPRTERTQASSYQQRRPEGLSVVSDRFQGSLLQPEFSVQQLPFASTSIVSPTSVLQPNCLIEQGSSSNFDHVQNDRSVNISSERSDSIASQESELSLNNSILQVSELPSETETSNSALHNDSAELIIGSDSERHSENVAFSTIGQGHHSIEASSTSSSKSVSQPKFATDQLPDEVITIESCDPNTSRSSTLSLKDLKVQSSVPHSQTQQSAEKPKSLTSNDIQETLRDKSSGQHIEKVVFSTISQSFDESQASSSPQDFVVEQVPTASTSSPSPNSLIQPKFSINESSSNSEEQKRVQNSSNSEDHIPGFLSERAVNQDSISLQSTVREVPTASSSSSSPKSVLEPKSSTGQGPMLNSDREEQIGESPSPRMSRNTRTLLIDSAADKLHHADAKMKLLNDEEKSHEEATNHNDVKKEDLPKIQEVSESLKNSTTKHHKSSDVENSASTSTNKNQNLVTSTGTGEDRGAKVPEKTHGPIIANQENSAKEHIESQSERTDNKEKAKDS